TCCACGAGCAGCCGGCCTACGAGGGCGTCGACGAGCGCTTCCCCGTCGCCGAGCGAGCCGCCGAGGAGGTCCTCTCGCTGCCGGTCCACCCCGGTCTCTCGGAGGCCGACCGAGAAGCGATCGCCGACGCGCTCGCGCTGTATCAGACGCGGTAGAGAAGAGGTGCGGCCGGGTTTCTCTCAGACTTCGACGGCCGACCGCCCGCGGGCGGCGGTGTCGTCGTCCAGGTGCCGACGCGCCCAGAGTTCCAGCCCCGTCAGCGCCGCGACCGGGGCGAACGTCGACAGATCGCGCGCCGCGAGGCGGTCGTGCAGAGCCGACACGGCGGCTGCGTCGAGGGGAGCGCGCTCGGCGACGCCGTCGAGGAGGTCGTCGACGAACCGCCGGAAGCGGTCGTCGGTCGCGTACCGGCGGGCGTACCCGTCACCGGCCGGCACTCCACGCTCGTCGCTCGCCGCGTCATCCCGTGGCGCGGCCGAATCGGCCCCGCCCGGTCCCGTCGGGATCACCGCCAGGTCGGAGCCGAGCCGTTCGGCGACCGCTCGGCGGATCGGTGGGGTGCCCGCGCCGACCGGTGCCGAGATGGGGAGCGTCCCGAGCCGATATGCGGTGGGCATCCGCGCGGCCGTGTCGAGTAGTGACCCGCTCGCGAGCGTTCTGGTGCCGACCTGCCGGCGCTGGACCGCGCGACTCCGCAACTCGGTCGCCGCCCGGACCTGTGTGGCCGCGTCGACCGCCGTCCGCTCGGCCGGCCCGTCGACGCAGTTCGCGACGACCGCGTCGACGGAGTCCAGCTGGTCCGCGTCGACCGCGAGCAGGTCGCGGACCGTCTCCGCCGGGATGACGGACTCGTGCTCGGAGAGCGCGCTCGCCGCCGAATCGTCCGCGGCGATGGCGCCCGCCCACGTCGCCGCGTCGAGGGCGGCGTCACCGTGGACGAGCACGTCGGCGTCGTCGTGGAGCCCGTCGGTCACGTAAGCGAGCGCGTCGACGGTCGACCACGCCACCATCGCGTCGGTCGCCGCCACGGCGTCGGCGACGGCGTCGACGAGGTGGTGATCCGGCTCGCCGTGATCCCCCGCGTTCGGCGTCCCGAGACGCGTGGCGACCGATGCACCCGTCTCCCTGTCGCCGCCGGTCGGACCCGCACACGCGAGTGTCCGAATCGGGGGCGACTGGTCCGCGAGCACCGCCGCGGCGATCCGACTGTCGGCGTCGCCCGGGAACCAGAGCGTCCGGTCGCGCGCCGTCGTCGCCACGTCCGCCAGCGCACGCCGGTAGTCGGCCAGCCACCGGTCGGGGTACCCCGACGGCGCCAGCCCCTCTGGGGCCGGTTCCCAGTAGCGCTCGGTCGACACCCCGTCGTCGACGGTCAGGCGCGTCGCCGGTGGGAGGCTCCCGACCTCGGTGAGGAGCGTCCGCTCGCCGACGACGCCGCCGAACAGCAGCAGGTCCCCCACCGCCCGAGGGTCCAGCGTCGGATCCGCCCGCTCGGCCGCCAGCGGCCCGAGTTCCGACGCGAAGGCGATCCCGTCGCCTTCGAAGCGGTCGCCGGCCCCGTCGGGGTCGCCGGCCGGCGCGTAGTAGAGCGGCCGGCTCCCGGCTTTGTCCGTCGCTAGGTGGACCACGCTCGCGCGAGTGTCGACGCAGGCGAGCGCGAACGGGCCGTCGAGCCGCGCAAGCGTGTCCCGGGAGTCGTCGGCGACCCCGCGGAAGAGGTCGCCCCACGACAGCGCCAGCCGGTCGCGGTTCGACACGACTCCGTAGACGACCCCCAGGAGACCGTCGCCCCGCCAGACGACGTTCGCGTCCGGGTCGCGCGTCCCGTGTTCGAGCACGCCCACGGCCGCCGCTCCTTCGCTCGCGGTCTCCAGTTCGTACCAGTCCTCCCGGACCATCGCTTCGGCCATCTCGTCCAGCTCCGTGTCGCCCGGCGACCGTCCGATCAGTCCCGTCATGGCCGCGACGTGACCGCAACCGGCTATTGTTATAGGCCCCCTGCGGACACCCTCTCGCCGATATCGATTCCGATACCGCCGACTCGGTCGAACCGATACGGTCTCCCGGTCCGAGCCCCGTCGATACGTTCGCC
This DNA window, taken from Halosimplex litoreum, encodes the following:
- a CDS encoding class II glutamine amidotransferase domain-containing protein, whose product is MTGLIGRSPGDTELDEMAEAMVREDWYELETASEGAAAVGVLEHGTRDPDANVVWRGDGLLGVVYGVVSNRDRLALSWGDLFRGVADDSRDTLARLDGPFALACVDTRASVVHLATDKAGSRPLYYAPAGDPDGAGDRFEGDGIAFASELGPLAAERADPTLDPRAVGDLLLFGGVVGERTLLTEVGSLPPATRLTVDDGVSTERYWEPAPEGLAPSGYPDRWLADYRRALADVATTARDRTLWFPGDADSRIAAAVLADQSPPIRTLACAGPTGGDRETGASVATRLGTPNAGDHGEPDHHLVDAVADAVAATDAMVAWSTVDALAYVTDGLHDDADVLVHGDAALDAATWAGAIAADDSAASALSEHESVIPAETVRDLLAVDADQLDSVDAVVANCVDGPAERTAVDAATQVRAATELRSRAVQRRQVGTRTLASGSLLDTAARMPTAYRLGTLPISAPVGAGTPPIRRAVAERLGSDLAVIPTGPGGADSAAPRDDAASDERGVPAGDGYARRYATDDRFRRFVDDLLDGVAERAPLDAAAVSALHDRLAARDLSTFAPVAALTGLELWARRHLDDDTAARGRSAVEV